One Maribacter cobaltidurans genomic window carries:
- a CDS encoding helix-turn-helix domain-containing protein, which yields MNELKTGEFYGAHYQKSAFENVLITDTEYTHEKVDWHYHENPYFTYLLQGKLFEANKKESYYLEPGNLLFHNWQDAHYNIKPPEFTRGFHIELNTEWFSTFDIQILDFEGSINLKDPIARNLMNHIFVDSKINDPYSTLSIESNLIALFSAMETSKKDSSKKPVWVGQLKELLLEEKIDYSLQNLSASLGLHPVHLSREFSRYFGTSLGNYIRLLKINQAFNLIVSNKFSLTEICYRCDFYDQSHFITNFKRIYGTTPSKIQTKISVG from the coding sequence ATGAACGAATTGAAAACAGGCGAGTTTTACGGAGCACATTATCAAAAATCGGCTTTTGAAAATGTACTCATTACGGATACCGAATACACCCATGAAAAAGTGGATTGGCACTATCATGAAAATCCATATTTCACCTATCTGCTTCAGGGTAAACTCTTTGAAGCAAACAAAAAGGAATCTTACTATTTAGAACCGGGAAATCTACTATTCCATAATTGGCAGGATGCACATTACAATATAAAACCACCTGAGTTTACGAGAGGGTTTCACATAGAACTCAATACCGAATGGTTTTCAACTTTTGATATTCAAATATTGGATTTTGAAGGGAGCATCAATTTAAAGGATCCTATAGCAAGGAACCTGATGAACCACATCTTTGTCGATTCTAAAATCAACGACCCGTATTCAACATTGAGTATTGAAAGTAATTTGATCGCTTTGTTCAGTGCGATGGAAACATCAAAAAAAGACAGTTCCAAAAAGCCGGTGTGGGTGGGCCAATTAAAGGAACTGTTACTGGAGGAAAAAATCGATTATTCCTTACAAAATTTAAGTGCATCCTTAGGATTGCACCCGGTTCATTTGTCCCGAGAGTTCAGCAGATATTTTGGCACCAGTTTAGGGAATTATATACGGTTGCTGAAAATCAATCAGGCTTTTAACCTTATCGTTTCGAATAAATTTTCATTAACGGAAATTTGCTACCGATGCGATTTTTACGACCAAAGTCATTTCATCACCAACTTCAAACGTATTTATGGCACAACCCCTTCAAAAATCCAGACGAAGATTTCCGTAGGTTAA
- a CDS encoding META domain-containing protein has protein sequence MNKRASFKMGLWALLTFFVSLGCSKDDDISYDLVGSWKVTYYITAGDLSITKEQNPTWPEVNGGEITATFGEPGDGGEGILSGFTVSNSYTGSYTAKKNGELSIGPVATTLINEPEWTSLYNISAAQEYEVKGDELFIYYNDRTDAIVFERN, from the coding sequence ATGAATAAGAGGGCTTCTTTTAAAATGGGTTTGTGGGCACTGCTAACTTTTTTTGTGAGTTTAGGTTGTTCCAAGGACGATGATATCTCTTATGATTTGGTAGGGAGCTGGAAGGTTACATACTATATTACGGCGGGCGACCTTAGCATTACCAAGGAACAAAACCCTACATGGCCGGAAGTTAACGGGGGCGAAATCACCGCAACATTCGGCGAGCCAGGTGATGGGGGAGAGGGAATACTTTCTGGATTTACCGTAAGCAATTCTTACACCGGAAGTTATACGGCTAAAAAGAATGGCGAACTGTCTATTGGTCCGGTGGCTACTACATTGATCAATGAACCGGAATGGACTTCTTTGTATAATATAAGTGCCGCACAAGAATATGAAGTCAAGGGCGATGAACTTTTTATCTACTATAACGATAGGACAGACGCCATTGTGTTTGAGCGTAATTGA
- a CDS encoding DUF6090 family protein, with protein MIKFFRKIRQKLLSKNKFNTYLLYAIGEIVLVMIGILLALQVSNWNQDRKDRISERKLLDNIHRDFIQNKISFDSVKAINYRSLAALDGMIALFPLQRDSLKNATFWKYFSQIQDHTYNPYSGSIALVINSNSLQLIQDEDLQEYLVSWEDVLLDYQEEENLYYKMMNDHFWPYWREVLDYSGFDNEISLTGTSTVKFQNYIIDKRNYLRAIVKAIEEEPIENHINEIIRLTEPKE; from the coding sequence ATGATAAAATTCTTTAGAAAAATTCGGCAAAAGTTACTCTCCAAAAATAAATTCAATACGTATTTACTTTATGCCATTGGTGAAATTGTTTTGGTAATGATTGGTATTTTACTTGCCTTGCAAGTGAGCAATTGGAATCAGGATAGGAAAGACCGCATTAGCGAGCGTAAACTATTGGACAATATTCATAGAGATTTTATTCAGAATAAAATTAGTTTTGATTCTGTTAAAGCAATTAACTATCGTAGTCTCGCAGCCTTGGACGGCATGATTGCTCTGTTCCCTTTACAGAGAGATAGCCTAAAAAATGCAACCTTTTGGAAATACTTCTCACAAATACAAGACCATACCTATAATCCATATTCTGGCTCTATAGCATTGGTAATTAATTCAAATTCGCTTCAATTAATACAAGATGAAGACTTACAAGAATATCTAGTTTCTTGGGAAGATGTTTTACTGGATTATCAAGAAGAAGAAAATTTGTACTATAAAATGATGAATGACCATTTTTGGCCTTATTGGAGGGAAGTATTAGATTATTCAGGATTTGACAATGAAATAAGTCTTACAGGAACTTCTACCGTAAAGTTTCAAAATTACATCATAGACAAAAGGAATTATTTAAGAGCCATTGTCAAAGCTATTGAGGAAGAACCCATTGAAAATCACATCAATGAAATTATCCGATTAACTGAACCAAAAGAATAA
- a CDS encoding ATP-binding protein: MKINKLVYNITTHSMKKYGSEVNFKEGLNIIFGPNSVGKTSIITGIVYGLGGEKSLGIFKSVQNPFKPEFYKAIEGESIDKSYLLLEISNGSEVRTIFRYIKGTDINIAAIKKCTADNFFKIEDSEKLIISGEGVFSENGFQSFLFDFIGLEQVLLPTYDQKFSKLYFENLLPLFFVEQRAGCVSSP, from the coding sequence TTGAAGATAAATAAGCTTGTTTATAATATAACAACTCATTCAATGAAAAAATATGGTTCTGAGGTAAATTTCAAGGAGGGACTTAATATTATCTTTGGACCAAACTCGGTAGGAAAAACAAGTATTATAACAGGAATAGTATATGGTTTAGGCGGTGAAAAAAGTCTAGGAATTTTTAAATCTGTACAAAACCCATTTAAACCTGAGTTTTATAAAGCAATTGAAGGTGAGTCAATTGATAAATCATATTTACTCTTGGAGATTTCTAATGGATCAGAAGTCAGAACTATTTTTAGATATATAAAAGGAACTGATATCAATATAGCTGCGATAAAAAAATGTACAGCGGATAATTTTTTCAAAATTGAAGATTCAGAAAAACTGATAATTTCTGGTGAAGGAGTTTTCTCTGAAAATGGATTTCAATCTTTCCTTTTTGACTTTATAGGTCTAGAACAAGTATTACTACCCACATATGATCAGAAGTTTTCAAAACTATATTTTGAAAACTTACTACCGCTATTTTTTGTTGAACAAAGAGCTGGATGTGTAAGCTCCCCTTAA
- a CDS encoding trans-sulfuration enzyme family protein, translating into MSNKKFETNAIRTQLKRTENLEHSVPLYLTSSFVFEDAEDMRASFAEEKERNIYSRYSNPNTNEFVEKVCQMEGAEQGFAFASGMAAVFSTLAALLDSGDHVVSAASIFGSTHSLFNNFFPKWNISHSYFDVHNLDSIDDLIQPNTKLIYAETPTNPGVDVLDLEELGQIAKKHNVLLVIDNCFASPYLQQPIKFGADLVIHSGTKLMDGQGRVLAGITVGKRELMDKVYRFSRITGPALSPFNAWVLSKSLETLAIRVDRHCDNALKLAEFLEGHDQVNWVKYPFLKSHPKYEVAKKQMKAGGCVVAFEVKGGLEAGRTFFDSIKLLSLSANLGDSRSIVTHPASTTHSKLSVEERAASGITEGMVRISVGLEHIDDIIADISQALG; encoded by the coding sequence ATGAGCAACAAAAAATTCGAAACGAACGCCATACGAACGCAGTTAAAACGAACGGAAAATTTGGAACATTCCGTTCCCTTGTACCTCACTTCTAGTTTTGTCTTTGAAGATGCGGAGGATATGCGGGCATCTTTTGCAGAGGAAAAGGAGCGGAATATTTATTCCCGATATTCCAATCCGAATACCAATGAATTCGTTGAAAAAGTGTGCCAAATGGAAGGAGCCGAGCAAGGCTTTGCCTTTGCATCCGGAATGGCGGCCGTATTCTCTACCTTGGCGGCGTTGTTGGATAGCGGGGACCATGTGGTTTCGGCGGCAAGTATTTTTGGGTCTACCCATTCCCTGTTCAATAACTTTTTTCCAAAATGGAATATTTCCCATAGCTATTTTGATGTCCATAATCTGGATTCCATTGATGATCTTATTCAACCCAATACTAAGTTGATTTACGCCGAAACTCCCACGAATCCGGGGGTGGATGTGTTGGATTTGGAAGAGCTGGGTCAGATAGCGAAAAAGCACAATGTATTGTTGGTTATCGATAACTGTTTTGCATCGCCCTATTTACAACAGCCGATTAAATTTGGGGCCGATTTGGTCATTCATTCTGGAACCAAGTTGATGGACGGTCAGGGCCGTGTTTTGGCCGGAATCACGGTGGGAAAAAGGGAATTGATGGATAAGGTATACCGATTCTCCAGAATTACGGGACCTGCACTGTCCCCATTTAATGCATGGGTACTGAGTAAAAGTTTGGAAACCTTGGCCATACGGGTAGACCGCCACTGTGACAATGCCTTAAAATTGGCTGAATTTCTAGAAGGCCACGACCAAGTGAACTGGGTAAAATATCCTTTCTTAAAATCACACCCAAAATATGAAGTAGCCAAAAAGCAGATGAAGGCCGGGGGTTGTGTGGTCGCTTTTGAAGTCAAAGGGGGCTTGGAAGCCGGGCGTACATTCTTCGACTCCATCAAATTACTGTCTCTCTCCGCAAATTTGGGGGATTCCCGAAGTATTGTCACCCATCCTGCATCAACGACACATAGCAAACTATCTGTGGAGGAACGCGCCGCTAGTGGAATTACCGAAGGTATGGTGCGTATTTCCGTCGGATTGGAGCATATTGACGATATCATTGCCGATATTTCTCAGGCCTTAGGGTAA
- a CDS encoding VOC family protein, with protein sequence MAKKDTEIQIDFLDHVAIRVKDLKVSAQWYQKVLGLKKYQLPEWGEFPIFMLAGKSGIALFPANNDDPKLDLSSRNVKIDHFAFNVNQENFNRAKQRYEELNLEFSVQDHHYFDSIYTQDPDGHTVELTTIKVNPEEFYQ encoded by the coding sequence ATGGCAAAGAAGGATACAGAAATACAAATCGATTTTTTAGACCATGTCGCCATTCGTGTCAAGGATTTGAAGGTTTCTGCCCAATGGTATCAAAAGGTTTTGGGACTTAAAAAGTACCAACTGCCAGAATGGGGCGAATTCCCCATTTTTATGTTGGCAGGCAAATCCGGTATTGCTCTCTTCCCAGCAAATAACGATGATCCTAAATTGGATTTGAGTTCAAGAAATGTGAAAATAGATCACTTTGCCTTTAATGTGAATCAAGAGAATTTTAATAGGGCGAAACAGCGGTATGAGGAATTGAATCTGGAATTCTCCGTTCAAGACCATCATTATTTTGATTCCATCTATACCCAGGATCCGGACGGGCATACGGTGGAGCTCACTACCATTAAAGTGAACCCTGAGGAATTTTACCAATAG
- a CDS encoding DinB family protein: MTQSELIILNFTEIRRRSIKLWEGLPERYYDWKPDEKAMTAIEMVRHVLEADYGWNKIITNESMADFQTPWKNRPFVSVADELEFAEPYRNSFLESVRQFSDRELSETEIIHPGNGKKKILGNYLLRIGYHESVHAGQFLSYLRAMKIDRPEIWD; encoded by the coding sequence ATGACCCAATCTGAACTCATAATTTTAAACTTTACGGAGATTAGGAGAAGAAGCATAAAACTTTGGGAGGGACTTCCGGAGCGCTATTATGATTGGAAACCCGATGAAAAGGCCATGACGGCCATAGAAATGGTCAGGCACGTTTTGGAAGCCGATTATGGTTGGAATAAAATCATCACTAATGAGAGTATGGCAGATTTTCAAACACCTTGGAAAAACCGACCCTTTGTTAGCGTTGCTGACGAACTTGAATTTGCCGAGCCCTATAGAAATTCATTTTTGGAAAGCGTTCGCCAATTTTCCGACAGGGAATTAAGCGAAACGGAAATCATTCACCCCGGAAATGGAAAGAAAAAAATCCTTGGGAACTATTTATTACGGATTGGATATCATGAATCTGTCCATGCGGGACAGTTCCTTTCTTATTTGCGGGCAATGAAAATAGATCGTCCGGAGATATGGGACTAA
- a CDS encoding ATP-binding protein — MSELRELKDHQEKKEENLLIIGNAEKIDGIPIVDSSEIGKTSIYDYIRYLTQKYKTESQSINQLSSQNKKYEESNLKLRDSLKTLDYQYRKISSRIDKLNIEISGYENYLDRIQNNKYKNKQLKKIQEFSTDLNIKTCPICEARLEKNEEGECILCHTDLSKKISTPEQNLIFLEDEEKTFKKVISQRIFDRRKLIEKRSNIKDKIKEYESQLEHQTKTYAGKEFANLRKRILDIDATHKKMERYTRISVRWEELEPIRKKIDNLENQIEKLREKISQYQQTEKDILIINTIQNLVRSYVSELGLFKGNKGLIDNIRVDETDNYTPYLDNFDIYNISSSSDNIRIILSYYLALLQTSIKLDQINEICYPKLLILDEPKQQNLDSDSLMDCVNLIENITYNSSQVILTTYSELQTDKDKFDDHIIYEMKDKNDYLLKRIN; from the coding sequence TTGTCTGAATTAAGGGAGTTAAAAGATCACCAGGAAAAAAAGGAAGAAAATTTATTGATAATTGGAAATGCAGAGAAAATTGATGGAATACCCATCGTAGATTCAAGTGAAATTGGAAAAACGAGTATTTATGATTACATCAGATATCTTACTCAAAAGTATAAAACTGAATCTCAATCAATCAATCAACTTTCTAGTCAGAATAAAAAATATGAAGAATCAAATCTCAAGTTAAGAGATAGTCTTAAAACTTTAGATTATCAATATCGAAAAATTTCATCCAGAATTGATAAACTCAATATCGAAATTTCCGGTTATGAAAATTATTTGGACAGAATTCAAAATAACAAATACAAAAACAAGCAATTAAAAAAAATACAGGAGTTTTCAACTGATTTGAATATTAAAACTTGTCCAATTTGTGAAGCACGATTAGAAAAAAATGAAGAAGGTGAATGTATATTATGTCACACTGATCTGAGCAAAAAAATCTCTACTCCTGAGCAAAACCTAATTTTTTTGGAAGATGAAGAAAAAACTTTTAAAAAAGTTATTTCTCAAAGAATTTTTGACCGCAGAAAGTTAATCGAAAAACGTAGTAATATTAAAGATAAAATTAAGGAGTATGAAAGTCAGTTAGAGCATCAAACAAAAACATACGCAGGAAAAGAATTTGCAAACTTAAGGAAGAGAATTCTAGACATTGATGCTACACACAAGAAAATGGAAAGATATACGCGTATTTCTGTAAGATGGGAGGAACTTGAACCCATTCGAAAAAAGATAGACAATTTAGAAAATCAAATTGAAAAATTACGAGAAAAAATTTCCCAATACCAGCAAACAGAAAAGGATATCTTAATCATTAATACAATTCAAAATTTGGTTAGGTCTTATGTATCAGAACTTGGTTTATTTAAAGGTAATAAAGGGTTGATAGATAATATCAGGGTTGATGAAACAGATAATTACACTCCCTATTTAGATAATTTTGACATTTACAACATCTCGAGTTCAAGTGATAACATTCGAATAATTCTCAGTTATTATTTAGCATTATTGCAGACGTCAATTAAACTTGATCAAATTAATGAGATTTGTTATCCAAAATTACTGATCCTAGATGAGCCAAAACAACAAAATCTTGATAGTGATTCTCTTATGGATTGTGTTAATTTAATAGAAAATATAACTTACAATAGCAGTCAAGTCATTTTAACAACCTATTCAGAACTTCAAACTGATAAAGATAAATTTGATGATCATATTATATATGAAATGAAAGATAAAAATGATTATCTACTAAAAAGAATAAATTAG
- a CDS encoding Cif family virulence factor: MKFKTVILTCVLLAIVGYKQPVNKKENTINSQTEVVQSEDFSDNLKNWAEGINNNDINAIKNLYDPNGVKIISSDSILENSAQIADYYMIRKGSITSAESIFTIEANKERGINYELVRYTRDNLKEFVGIVIWSMENERIIREFEYTEEYTSESKKIDTTNIAQRRNLWVELCNTNNPENLVKQLYSNNTMYFNHKPIVQGTEALIREYGYMNNENYELNLHPMKLEVVNASTAFEIGQCSGSYNGKYILVWKKQTDGNWKVFIDSNI, translated from the coding sequence ATGAAATTTAAAACAGTAATACTCACCTGTGTTCTTTTGGCAATTGTTGGATACAAACAACCTGTCAATAAAAAAGAAAATACCATCAATTCCCAAACCGAGGTAGTTCAATCCGAAGACTTTTCCGATAACCTCAAAAATTGGGCAGAGGGCATAAACAATAATGACATTAATGCCATAAAAAATCTCTACGATCCTAATGGCGTTAAGATTATTTCTTCGGATAGTATACTTGAGAATTCAGCCCAAATAGCGGATTACTACATGATTCGCAAAGGAAGCATTACGTCAGCTGAATCAATATTCACTATAGAGGCAAACAAGGAAAGAGGAATTAATTATGAACTGGTCAGGTATACACGGGATAACCTAAAAGAATTCGTTGGAATTGTAATTTGGAGCATGGAAAATGAAAGGATAATTAGGGAATTTGAATATACCGAAGAATATACTTCTGAATCAAAAAAAATTGACACCACAAATATAGCCCAGAGACGAAACTTATGGGTCGAACTCTGTAATACAAATAACCCGGAAAACCTGGTGAAACAACTCTACAGCAATAATACGATGTATTTTAACCATAAACCTATAGTACAGGGAACCGAAGCATTGATTAGGGAATATGGCTATATGAATAATGAAAACTACGAGTTAAACTTACATCCAATGAAATTGGAGGTAGTAAATGCCAGCACGGCCTTTGAAATTGGGCAATGTAGTGGAAGTTATAACGGAAAATATATTTTGGTCTGGAAAAAACAAACAGACGGAAATTGGAAAGTATTTATTGATTCCAATATTTAA
- a CDS encoding IS3 family transposase (programmed frameshift), translating to MRKSKFSPTQIAKILKEFDNGKSVAEITRDHGVSSAAFYKWRSKYAGMSGKELKRIKELEEENRKLKQMYATLALDHQMAKEIIEKKPLRPCRKRSIGKDLAHYGISRACRVLNMSKSVYYYSPLPKDDDDIEEALREKAGEHPEEGFWMAYHRLRAEGRPWNHKRVYRVYRALGLPLRRKAKKRLPSRVKEPLEVPAEADHTWSMDFVTDVLENKRRFRALNIMDDYNREALHIEVDFSLTSNRVVWVLNHLINRRGKPKRIRMDNGPEFIAKLTSQWSEMHGIEFKYIQPGKPTQNAFVERFNGSFRRGALNRFIFEDINQVREQARIWMDDYNNYRPHKALGYVSPKQYLELNSLCGTAQGIKNDNFDEVLEK from the exons ATGAGGAAGAGCAAATTTTCACCAACACAGATCGCGAAGATTTTAAAGGAGTTCGACAACGGCAAGTCCGTTGCAGAGATAACCCGTGACCATGGGGTCAGCTCCGCCGCATTTTACAAGTGGCGTTCGAAGTACGCCGGTATGAGCGGGAAGGAGCTCAAGCGCATCAAGGAGCTCGAGGAGGAGAACCGCAAGCTCAAGCAGATGTACGCCACCTTGGCCCTGGACCACCAAATGGCCAAGGAGATCATCGAAAAAAAGC CTCTGAGGCCCTGCCGAAAGCGAAGCATCGGAAAGGATCTTGCCCATTACGGCATCAGCAGGGCGTGCCGTGTCCTTAACATGAGCAAGAGCGTATATTATTACAGTCCGTTGCCAAAAGATGACGACGATATAGAGGAGGCACTTCGGGAAAAGGCCGGGGAACATCCGGAGGAGGGTTTCTGGATGGCCTATCACCGTTTGAGGGCGGAGGGGAGGCCATGGAACCATAAGCGCGTTTACCGTGTCTACAGAGCACTGGGACTGCCCTTGAGAAGAAAGGCGAAGAAACGCCTGCCGTCCCGTGTAAAGGAACCTTTGGAGGTCCCAGCGGAGGCGGACCATACTTGGAGCATGGACTTTGTTACCGACGTCCTGGAGAACAAACGCCGTTTCAGGGCACTCAACATCATGGACGATTACAACAGGGAGGCGCTGCACATCGAAGTGGACTTTTCCCTGACAAGCAACCGGGTGGTATGGGTCCTGAACCACTTGATAAACCGAAGGGGCAAGCCCAAGCGCATACGCATGGACAACGGCCCGGAATTCATAGCAAAGCTCACCTCCCAATGGAGCGAGATGCATGGAATAGAGTTCAAATATATACAACCGGGAAAACCGACCCAGAACGCTTTTGTGGAACGGTTCAACGGCAGTTTTAGGAGAGGGGCCCTCAATAGGTTCATCTTTGAGGACATTAATCAGGTAAGGGAACAGGCACGGATTTGGATGGACGATTACAACAATTACAGACCACACAAGGCCCTGGGATATGTGTCCCCCAAACAATATCTGGAGCTTAATTCCTTGTGCGGTACCGCACAAGGAATTAAAAACGATAACTTTGATGAAGTATTAGAAAAATGA
- a CDS encoding 3-hydroxyacyl-ACP dehydratase FabZ family protein: protein MKTEIEKLIPHRFPFLFVDKIEIANEKEVVGFKSFNAEEDKMLTGSFPKFNFIPGMILIESMAQCGGAGIKKAGLADGFFGLVSMEKVSFLSGATYEEEIKYVIKNLRVSNRLIKQSGVAYVQNRPVAEATWLCARID, encoded by the coding sequence ATGAAAACAGAAATAGAAAAATTAATCCCACATAGATTTCCTTTTTTATTTGTGGACAAAATTGAAATAGCGAATGAAAAAGAGGTGGTAGGTTTTAAAAGTTTTAATGCGGAAGAAGATAAAATGCTTACGGGAAGCTTTCCTAAATTCAATTTTATCCCTGGAATGATATTGATAGAATCAATGGCACAATGCGGGGGAGCGGGAATTAAAAAAGCAGGATTGGCAGATGGGTTTTTCGGTTTGGTGAGTATGGAAAAAGTAAGTTTTTTGAGTGGCGCAACGTATGAAGAGGAAATTAAATACGTAATCAAAAATTTAAGAGTAAGTAATCGATTAATAAAGCAGTCTGGAGTTGCGTATGTTCAGAATAGACCAGTTGCAGAAGCCACATGGTTATGTGCTAGGATTGACTAA
- a CDS encoding serine hydrolase domain-containing protein, translating to MKSNYLLILLVCVVISCKNSDVSSSSRSKEIENLYFSKDDISKGDVSKRDYINNFTLNKDEFLNIHFTLDNPLVESLQDIAPNLTVDELLEKGNFQFSFLVDGKIIYVENLNKGAGLRASKTEQLEHTIRLAAPQQLDFWGWFMWLKFMKLGGGQDVLEDGKHTLGIEVRPYVKQASVRVGKLFAKGEVAVEVAEIPVDESLIPIQEIQPNSGWKISKDTFDRSKIEALNRKIAEGRFEAINGIVVIKEGELLIEEYFNGETRDSLHDPRSVGKSIASTMLGIAVEEGYIPNENAQLKDFYNLKSFQNYSLKKDSVTLKSLLTMSSGFLGNDNDFSSPGNEENMYPTKNWVKFALDLPMQDDRVMGKDFAYFTAGVVVLGDIIDKAVPGGLVSYADKKLFEPLGITNYQWEYTPQKVGNTAGGIRLRTIDFAKYGQLYKNKGLWNGNQILTEQWVEKSLDRHIEQSLDHGYYGYLFWNKTFSINHKDYEVSYCSGMGGNKIYIFKDIPYVVVITSSAYNVPNAHANVDKMMTEYILPAILGKE from the coding sequence ATGAAATCAAATTATTTATTAATTCTCCTGGTCTGTGTGGTTATATCGTGCAAGAACAGCGATGTATCGAGCAGCTCCCGTTCAAAAGAAATTGAAAATTTATATTTTTCCAAAGATGACATTTCCAAAGGGGATGTTTCCAAAAGGGACTACATCAATAACTTCACGTTAAACAAAGATGAATTCCTGAATATTCACTTTACATTGGACAACCCGCTCGTAGAAAGTCTACAAGACATTGCGCCAAATTTAACCGTGGATGAATTATTGGAAAAAGGGAACTTTCAATTTTCCTTTTTAGTGGATGGGAAAATCATCTATGTAGAAAACCTGAACAAGGGCGCAGGACTAAGAGCCTCCAAAACAGAGCAGCTAGAGCACACCATACGCTTGGCGGCACCACAACAGTTAGATTTTTGGGGTTGGTTCATGTGGCTCAAATTCATGAAGCTAGGGGGTGGACAAGATGTTCTTGAGGATGGAAAACATACTTTAGGTATTGAGGTTAGACCGTATGTAAAACAGGCTTCGGTTCGTGTGGGCAAACTATTTGCCAAAGGGGAAGTTGCTGTTGAAGTTGCAGAAATACCCGTGGATGAAAGCCTAATCCCCATTCAGGAAATACAACCCAATAGCGGCTGGAAAATATCCAAGGATACGTTTGATAGAAGTAAAATTGAAGCCTTAAATAGAAAAATAGCCGAAGGTAGATTTGAAGCTATCAATGGAATTGTGGTCATAAAGGAGGGGGAACTTTTAATAGAGGAATATTTTAACGGAGAAACTAGGGATAGTTTACACGACCCAAGGTCCGTTGGAAAATCAATCGCCTCTACCATGTTGGGTATCGCTGTTGAAGAGGGTTACATACCTAATGAAAATGCCCAATTAAAGGATTTTTACAATTTAAAATCTTTCCAAAACTATAGTTTAAAAAAAGATTCCGTTACGCTTAAATCGCTCTTGACCATGAGTTCCGGATTTCTTGGTAACGATAATGATTTCAGTAGTCCGGGTAATGAGGAAAATATGTATCCAACGAAAAACTGGGTGAAATTTGCCCTTGATTTACCCATGCAAGATGACAGGGTAATGGGTAAGGATTTTGCCTATTTTACGGCAGGGGTAGTAGTTTTAGGGGATATCATTGATAAAGCGGTCCCTGGGGGGTTGGTTTCATATGCCGATAAAAAGTTATTCGAACCACTGGGTATAACCAATTATCAATGGGAATATACCCCGCAAAAAGTGGGGAATACCGCTGGGGGAATTAGGTTAAGGACCATTGATTTTGCAAAATATGGTCAATTATATAAGAACAAAGGTCTTTGGAATGGTAACCAAATTTTAACTGAACAATGGGTGGAAAAAAGTTTGGACAGGCACATAGAACAATCGCTTGACCATGGATACTACGGTTATTTATTTTGGAACAAAACCTTTTCCATTAACCATAAGGACTATGAGGTGTCCTATTGTAGCGGTATGGGAGGAAATAAAATTTACATCTTTAAAGACATTCCTTATGTAGTTGTCATTACGTCTTCGGCATATAACGTTCCAAATGCACATGCCAACGTAGATAAAATGATGACCGAATATATATTGCCGGCAATCCTAGGGAAAGAATAG